The Maniola jurtina chromosome 20, ilManJurt1.1, whole genome shotgun sequence genome includes the window atgatacatattatattggcATCTCCATGTAAGAGGGTGTTAGCACAATCGACATTTTTAATATCAACGACTTTGCGATCGTATCGTTGACGCATCGCCGTTGGACGACAAACTGCATTTGATATTATTAACGCATTTGCACACCACTGGTTTTTTACGCGAACATACGCGCGTTAAATATATGCACTGTGAACAAGTCGTCAGTTTGTGTCtcttttttatattatgcttTCGTGAAATGTGCGTCGAGTGGGTGGAATATGAGTGTCGTGATTTCAACAGACTTAACAGATACCGCATTATAACGACATATCGCATATTTTGCATCCTAACTACCGATCATGATTTTCAACGGTGATCCTGACTGCCAATACGATTTTTGTCAGTgctaaggggcatgagacgggcctgcccgcgaattTTGCgagcaggcccgtctcatgccccttagcGTCGCGTTCCATCTTATTCGAAATTTTCGAAACTCATTAAATCAATGGTTGCCGAGGTTAAAATTTCGAATTTTTCGAAACCCATTAAATCACTGGTTGCTGATGTTAAAATATCGAGTGTGCTAGTACCCTACAAGTTGTGTTTGTTACCGTACAAGTGGAAACAACGTATGTACACCGTTTGAATACCACTGTGTGTCCCCATGTATTGGTATTTGGTACCCAGTAGATCATAGTATTGTGCAATAATTGCTGTCATTTGAAATACGTCGTTTACATGGATGTCGGAAATTATGTCAGTgtggaatttatttattaatagattTAAATAGTTTCatgtaatttaataatactGGTCGAATATCCTCATATTCTCGAATGCACCTGTAATATAGAGGGGAGCAACGTTTATTAGTAGTTCCAAGCTGTAATAATTGCTCTATATGCTTCCACAGAATTATCGAGCTTGAAACTATTTTGCTCATGGTTTCTGAAAAATATGAAGAGAGGCAACCAGTCTTATTAAATTAGATTGATTGTAATAGCATTTAAGACATATAATATTCCTCTTTATACTGACGTTTATAACCTAAACGATTAGGAATCTATAGTTCAAActcaaatagaaaaaaaactggtcaTAAAATACTGTATTTGAAGAAGTGAGAGACAGTGTTAGGTACTTTTAATCTTTcgaaaaagataaataaattagtgtaAATGGCCAAATTTTTTTCGATTTGGGGAGCTGACTAAATAATTCAGATAGAGTAAAAGATTTTGTGCAGTAcgctattatgtataaaaagcACAAAGGTTTTGTTGGATACGCAACTCAAAGGTGACTCAATTCTGTTGTCTTCCAAAGGGACGCACAGAAATATCCGCAAGAGACTCCTTCATTATTCTCGGGAGCAGTTCTGATGGTtcgataaaaaaattgaaattcgaTACGCTTAAAACGTAGCgtaaatttttgtaaattaattactaGTCATTGGTGTCTAATGTAGATTTGTAACCCGACGGCACATTGGTCGAGCATTTCATATTGTCTGCAATCATATTGTTAGTGTAAGTCATACCTGTTCCACACTAAAGCATATCAAAGCGGCATGCCGCGCTCATCTCTTTACTGCACCTGATCTGGTAGCCACTAGCCGGTCGGACCTAGTGCCGCTTTACCCACATCATGAGCTTATCctgtacatttataaaaattatgtatCGTAAAATGTTAGAAAACTGAATTATATTTGTTTGTAGAACTATAATGTTGTTTACTTTCAAACTCCACAGTCCACCCCTATTTGCCaaccttttaaataaatacttagttgTTTTACAAACAATAggattcataatattatctgcTATTCCAGTCAGGTAGGACTTAGGAGTTGATTCTCGATTGACACTGAAACagtaaaatattacatagcATATAGACCTCTATCTCCACAACCAATGGAAAAAATACCTAGGATTTTGTCAAGGCGAGTTTTATGAGTTATTACATTTAAGGGGCATAAGACAgggtctgcccacgaaattcaaatttagtttggtttttcgcaattcgtaaactaatacgacaacttAGGCTTATGTCATTTTAATtgtgccaatggcagtatcatcctcacaggtttatataaaaatctttacttgaaaggatccagtttaagaaattagctctaggaGTCAAAAACGCTCCTATTAACTTGACAAGTCAACCTGTGCAACCCTTGTGCTttcattaacaagtgtaaattaaaaaaattcaacatccccgaccagtgaaggttacagtaactagaaaagagctgataactttcaaacggctgaaccgattttcttggactattccgcgcctacgatccaaagtatctgagttttccaaaacatcattttcaaataaataattatgtatatctaggcaatgtccatcttgacagcttgacatttgtcaattgacagttgaatattatgaacctaagggttatctaaccttcttttctacaagaaaactagaaaagagctgataacttttaaacggctgaaccaatttttttggattatagctaagaacattctcgatcaagccacttttcaaacaaaaaaaaagtaaattaaaatcggttcattcgtttaggcgctacgatgccacagacagatacacacgtcaaacttataacacccctctttttgggtcggggattaaaaataactttCCTGAATACAATTAGTACTAAGTATCTGAAAGATTTGATTGAGTTCAATGATTTTGATAATTACAATGGTATTGGTAAATAACATACACATTTGGTCAGcaaactttatttaaaattttatcccTAAGTTTTACCAGtagtaaaaatgcatttttaattatataggttCTGGTTCTTTGCTATAGACTTGCATTATTTTCTCCATTATTTCCCAGTTCTTCTCTTTTTGTAAATCTTTTGTGAAAACCTGAAATAAAAGGATATCAAAGTATTAGATATATagtattttacatacaatattaaaatcacatctatttttgattttaaagttCTTAGGTTTAAAAATACACTGTTTTGCAATAACTAAATAGAGAATTAATATGTAATAAGGATCCTgaataattaaatcaaaaattattttaattttaagctttTTTCACAGACAAACCATTGTCAACTTTGCTTGTGTTAAAATGATATTGAAATTCAATTGACATCATAAATAACTACCGGTTGAACTTTACCTTTTTCTCTATAACTAGTACATAGTTGTATCAATGGATTTTCAGTATCATTCCAAGGCGAGTAGTCAACAATAATTTAGCAGTGAAAAATGCTCCGCACTGCAGCTCACTAGCTGTACACCAGCCCTCTGATCATCTTTGATCTTTCAAATTTGACATTGCAAATTGTAGTTGAGTGCAATATATACAATTTGAATGTTACAGAAAATTGGGGCCTAGTCTATTAATGATATGGGCAAAATtaagataggtaagtatacatacAGAATACCATGCTGCATCATCATCTAAAGTTGATGCTAGCGGTACTGATACACCAAGTACATGTAAGGCCAGAGTCAAGCAGGCAACTGCAATATGTGGCGCTCTGTAGTCCAGTATAGAGGACGAATGATGGAAATCTTGTAAGAAAGCCATGGCAGTTCGAGCTATTGGTGCAGATCGCCACTGCGGCGCAGGGAACCATTCTTGTAGCGAACGTAAATAGTGCAGCAAATATCTATGTGGAGAAGGCGCGTCTAGGTTAAATCCGAGTAAACGCAGTACTAGGAGTTCCGCTTGAGCCACTGCACCTCTCCATGACCAATACTCCTCCCCCAGTTCCAAAGGACCAGCTCCACGGTTAATAGAATTATGAGCTACGTTAACTGCATCACGTAACCTCACAGGCTCATCTCTTGACTTCCCAGCTGCGCACAGACAAGCTGTACAAATCACGTAGCAATCATAATCGTTTTTATCAGCTTCTTTAAAGAATTTATGGTAAAATATCGCTGCCGTAGCAACGGTAGCCGGTTGCAAGCCGAGTTTGATACCGCATTCAAATATGAAGTTCGTCGCTAAGCTATGGCCGGGCCCGCCCCGGTAATCAGCTAGCCGTCTTTCGCGTCTATTACTTTGAAGAGCCATCACATCGATCACGTCTTTCATTGTTAATTATAgcgaaaaacaaaattaaaatcaaaatgtgtatCGTGAAGTAAAAACACAAACTTGAAACCACAGACAaattagaaattacaaaattccacaaAGAAAAAATGTCATATGTCATGCTTTCTTACTTTTTTCATTTGGCTTTACGGCTTTGGGTTCTTGGAGCTTTTGcgacatatttttttgaacagGTTTTATGGTTCTGGGTTCATGGTCATAGCTGTGCATCCGCATCCGCATCAAAATTGGCGGGAAATTTAAAATGTCataaggcccggtatccaccgaAGTGAATGTTTTTATTAACATACTACATCAAATACATTATTGATAGAAAGGATGagtgataattttttcaaacaTATATCTATAATCAGATTGGTCTATTAAACAATATCTTCGTCCATCTCCGTTTTGGTAAAGGTTCCAATAACCAGGAACTAGCACCGTTGATCTTCAGGAAAAATAACTGGAGATTTATTGATCTATATTTTGTGGAACAAAGAGAGACGCGCGCGTTTGGACCTTTCCCTTCCAACACAAGACGAAGTGTGGAAGTACAGAGGTTTTTGTCCAGATCTGTATGCATAGTCTTATCCTGATCTGTATACCAACTCCAGGGGTACAACTTTTTCGTATTATGTAATCACTGGTCACCTTATAAATCGATTTGCTACTGCATGAACAGGATGGAAaggttatttaaataaaactaccataattatttgaacataaaaattagaatataatcattttcagtaattatttaaaattatacacTTAAAGTACATTtatagtaaattcaataaaaaataccaGTGCAGACGAGATacaaaaaagagaaaatattCTTTTACTTACATCGTTGGTTAAATACTTCGCTCTCAGTAAATGCATTACAAAAAATAAGTCTGAACATAAAGAAATAAAGTTACAAGTCACTCGATatagaaaaataaagataagATTGAATCACATTCAAAAATTACCCACTAGTGACTAAAAATTTTACTTTCTTAAAACGCTTGCTGTTGTTCATAGACTGGGACCGCTCGGCGCGTCCGCGGCGCGACGCGTCGGCGCTCAGCCGCCTCACATGCCATCCACTCTAACATTTCACATTCCTCGGTACCCATGCGACCGCAATCCTACTACACTTGCGCCGCACCTCCGCCCTTGCCGCGAGTCTCAGAGGAAAGTCTATCAAGAACATACAGTATAAATAGTGAGGTTAGTTATAACTTTGGTAAACATGAATGAAGCACTGTGATCACACATATCGACGACTTTAAATACGAAAATTTCAACGTCTCGTATATAATTACAACTTTTGTGAAGAATTGTGGCTACTTTTCACGTAGTCGGTTCGTTTAAGAGCCCTAAATGCAAGGTTTCACAGTTTCGGAAGACCCAACTATGAGCGCTAACTCGAACACTACATAGAATCCCCGATGTGAATCTAATGAGCGCGATACCTTGAGCCGCAACATTTCAGTCTTCGAACAAGAAGCCCTCAATCACGTGACGCGCCTCGGCCGAAGGTTGCATCGAGCTTGCGAGCGATGGCGATCGAGCGCCACGGTCGAGCGTACTCAATAGCCAGTGTATATTTTGTGCGCAATTTACGTATCCCTATCTAGGTGATGTTGCGCGTTGAGACATGTGCGTGTTATCGCCGACGCCGTCGGATGTCGCGTTACTTACAAACTAAATGTGATTCGAGCGAATAAACAATGCGGCAGTGTACAAAATTTACATCACATTCACTCGAAATATTAAAGCATACAAGTAGATGGTGAGCGGCGGAGGAACACATCGAAATGCAACGAACAGAGCCGCGGGGCGGCGCTACACCTCCGATCCTCTAAATGTATTATGAAGCTTACCTAAATTATACGTTTTGGGATTGAATGTTGAACTGcgctaattatatttattagttcTGTTTTACATACACGTATTGTTATATAACAGTAAAAAACCTACCTAGCAACAAGCGAGCG containing:
- the LOC123875970 gene encoding cyclin-Q: MKDVIDVMALQSNRRERRLADYRGGPGHSLATNFIFECGIKLGLQPATVATAAIFYHKFFKEADKNDYDCYVICTACLCAAGKSRDEPVRLRDAVNVAHNSINRGAGPLELGEEYWSWRGAVAQAELLVLRLLGFNLDAPSPHRYLLHYLRSLQEWFPAPQWRSAPIARTAMAFLQDFHHSSSILDYRAPHIAVACLTLALHVLGVSVPLASTLDDDAAWYSVFTKDLQKEKNWEIMEKIMQVYSKEPEPI